TGGGTTATTCTTCTGCTGGCTTTTTTTCAGTTTGCAGGGCATAACCAACCCAGCGACAGCAAGGCCGAAGAGGAATACTTCAAGGTCTATCCCATCGGAAAGGTGGTGAAAGAGAACGGAAAAACCACGATTGTGCTGGACAAAAAGTACGAGCCAGGGCTGTTGAGGTTTGAGAAATTGTCTCATGTGACGGTAGTCTGGTGGTTTCACCTAAACGACAATCCGGAAGATAGATCTGTGCTGCAGGTTCATCCCCGGGGAAATTCA
The sequence above is a segment of the Bacteroidales bacterium genome. Coding sequences within it:
- a CDS encoding SAM-dependent methyltransferase — translated: MKSTSLLWVILLLAFFQFAGHNQPSDSKAEEEYFKVYPIGKVVKENGKTTIVLDKKYEPGLLRFEKLSHVTVVWWFHLNDNPEDRSVLQVHPRGNSSNPLTGVFATHSPVRPNLIAITRCRVISVKDNVIEIDGIDAFDGTPVLDLKS